A region of the Burkholderia pyrrocinia genome:
ATCGTCGAGGAGAACGTGTTCATCGGCCCGTACGCGGTGATCCGCGCCGACGAAACGGACGCCGGCGGCCGGATCGCTCCGATCGTGATCGGCGCGCATTCGAACATCCAGGACGGCGTGGTGATCCATTCGAAGTCGGGCGCGAGCGTCACCATCGGCCGGCACACGTCGATCGCGCATCGCGCGATCGTCCACGGGCCGTGCAAGGTCGGCGACGGCGTGTTCGTCGGGTTCAACAGCGTGCTGTTCAACTGCACGATCGACGACGGTTGCGTCGTGCGCTACAACGCGGTCGTCGACGGCTGCCACCTGCCGCCTGGCTTCTACGTGCGCTCGACCGAACGCATCGGGCCGGAAACCGATCTCGCCGCATTGCCGCAGGTGACGGCCGATGCGAGCGAATTCTCCGAGGACGTCGCGCGCACGAACAATGCGTTGGTGCTCGGCTACAAGCATATCCAGAACGAGTTCTGAGTCATGGGCGAGCCGATGCGACGCGAAGGAGGCGGCGAACCGGGGCGACGCCACGCCGACCTGCTCGTGCACGGCGGCACGGTGATGTCGCCCAGCGGCGCCGAGCGGATCGACGTGGCCTGCGTGGGCGGCCGCATCGTCGCGCTGGGCGCGTTGCACGGCACATGGAGCGCTGATGTCCTGCTCGATGCCGGCGGACTGCATGTGCTGCCGGGCGTCGTCGACAGCCAGGTGCATTTCCGCGAACCGGGCCTGACGCACAAGGAGACCATCGAGGCCGGCACGCGCGGCGCGGTGCTCGGCGGCGTCACGACGATCTTCGAGATGCCCAATACGCATCCGCTGACGCTCGACGAGCAGGACCTGCAGGCAAAGCTGGATCTCGCGCGCGGCCGTGCGTGGTGCGATTACGCGTTCTACATCGGCGGCTCGGCCGTGAACGCCGAACGGCTGCCGGCGCTCGAAAGCCTGCCGGGCTGCGCGGGCGTGAAGGTCTTCATGGGCAGTTCGTTCGGCGATCTGCTGGCCGACGACGAAACCGTGTTGCGCCGGATCCTGCGAAACGGGCGGCGGCGCATGGCCGTGCATGCGGAGGACGAAGCGCGGTTGCGCGAACGCAGGGCGCTCGTGGAAGCGAGCGGCGACGTGCGCGACCATCCGCGCTGGCGCGACGAGGAAAGCGCGTTGACCGCGACACGGCGCATCGTCGGGCTCGCCGCCGAGACTGGCCGCCGGCTGCATGTGCTGCATGTGTCCACCGCCGACGAAATGGCGTTGCTCGTGCAGCACCGGCGGCGCGTGACGGTCGAGGTCACGCCGCATCACCTGAGCCTGCACGCGCCCGATTGCTACGAGCGGCTCGGCACGTTCGCGCAGATGAATCCGCCCGTGCGCGAACGGCATCATCGGGATGCGCTGTGGCAGGCCGTCCGCGACGGCGTGGTCGACGTGATCGGCAGCGATCACGCGCCGCATACGCGCGACGAAAAGCGCCGGCCCTATCCGCAATCGCCGAGCGGCATGACCGGCGTGCAGACGCTGCTGCCGCTGATGCTCGACCACGTGCATGCGGGCCGCCTGAGCCTCGAACGGCTGGTCGACCTGACCAGCGCCGGGCCGGCGCGCATCTTCGGCATCGAGGGAAAAGGGCGCATCGCGATCGGGTACGACGCCGACTTAAGCGTCGTCGACCTGCGCGCGCGGCGGATCATCCGCGACGAATGGATCGCCAGCGTGAGCGGCTGGACGCCTTACGACGGGTGCGCGGTCACGGGCTGGCCCGTGCATACGGTCGTGCGCGGGCAGGTTGCCGTGCGCGACGGTGTGCTGAACGGGCAGCCGGCAGGGGAGGCTGTGACGTTTATGGAGGCGGACAAGCCGCCTGCTTCATGCGCTTCAGTGGAATCCCGGTTTCGGCACTGCTCCTGGGTGCAGCCAGCGCCGGTCATTGCACCGCCCGTTCAATCCGATTTGTGCGGGAAGAGCGCGTAGACCTTTCCGGAAGGCGCCTGCACGACCGACGCGCCGTCGGCGATCGGCCCTGTGGCGTTGCTGACGGCGTGCCGGCCATGAACAGTCTTGAAAAGCCATGTACCGGGATAGTTTTCGCGCAGCCCGCGCACCCCGGACACGACTTCGGTACCGGCCGGGTAGGTGATGTCGCCGATGCTCGCCGCGCGTGCCAGCGTCGCGTAGTCGAAGGCCAGAATGTTGTGTTCCCGGTCGAGCTTCAGCGTCGGCTGAAGCAGCGGTAGTGCGGGCAGTTCGAATACGGCGCCATCGGCGACCCTGATTTCCCAATAGTCGTTGTCGCGCAGACCGTCGCCATAGGCGGTCGTGCTTCTCATCAATCGCGAGCGGGCCGGCACGATGGCGCCGGCTACGCGATTGCCGTCGGCCAGGCGGCACGACCAAAGCGTCCTGATCCGCGCATCGTTGCGCAGCACGATTTCCAGCGGTTCGCTCGCGCCGCATGTCCATCCGTCGATCGTCGGGGTGCCGGTTACGGTGAGCTTCAGCGCAGTGAGCCAGACGGGAGACAGGTTATTCCACGAGGTTTCGTCGTCATATTCGCCGACGATCTCCACCGCCACGGCGGGAATTCCGTAGACGCCGACCGCGTGCGGGAACTCGGCTCGCTCGATCGATTTCATGTCGCCGGCGGTATAGAGCGACAGTCTGGTACCGGGCGGCATGTCGATACCCAGCAGATGCGCGCCCTTCTCCAGCGTGGGGTGCCGCGCGGCCTCCTCTTTTCTCATGTTCAGATCGACCCGCAGCCAGATCGTTGCCATGAAAACGAAGAAACTGCTCATCACGCATAGCGCGGCCAAGATGGCGGTGGCGCGTACCCGATGCGTGCGAAACGATCGTCGTGCGCGCGGAAACAACGCCAGCGCGGCGGCCCACACCAGCACGGACACGGTTGCGAGAAACGAAATGCCGAGAACGATGAAGAGGGTGCCGGAGAAAATCGGAGCGGGAATCATCGGAAAGGCGAGCGCCCGAACGGGATCATGGTTGGAATTGCCCTGGTACCGCCGGGCATGCCGACATCGTCAGGCGGCGGTTGCCGCCGCCTGAGCAGCCGCGGTGGCGAACGACGCTTCAAGGGCTTGTACGAATGGCGCACATTGTAATGTTCAAATGCAATTGTCTGACAAGAGCGAGGTGCGCCATGCGCGTGTGGTTACGCCGCCAACGCATCCGCCAGCGCCCGCATCGCGTCCACCGTGTCCCGATCCGCCGGAAAGAACGCCTCGATCGCGAGCTCCGACAGCGTCACGTCGACCGGCGTGCCGAATACCGTCGTCGTGCTGAAGAACGTCAGCTCGCCGGCCGCGGTGCGCAGCCGCAGCGGCACGGCGATATCCGCGAAGTCGGTGCGCGCCTGCGTGTCGTCGGGCTGGCCGGCCGGTGCCGGATACGCGGCAAGCTCATCGCGCAGCGCGTGCAGCGTGCGGTCGCCGCTCGCATCGATCTGCCGCTGCAGCCGATGCAGGATGTGCGCGCGCCATTCATGCCAGTTGACGATCTGCGATGCGAGGCCGTCCGGATGCAGGCTCAGCCGCAACACGTTGACGGGCGGCTGCAGCAGCGACGGATCGGCCTGCGCGACCAGCGCGCCGAGCATCCGGTTCGCGGCGAGCAGCGTCCAGTGGCGGTCCACCGCGAGCGCCGGGTACGGCTCATGGCCGCGCAGCACCGCTTCGACGGCATGGCGCGCGGCATCCAGCTGCGGATCCGAAAACGGCCGTTCGCGAAACAGCGGCGCAAAGCCCGCCGCAACCAGCAGCGCGTTGCGTTCGCGCAGCGGTACGTCGAGCCGCTCCGCGAGATGCAGCACCATCTCGCGGCTCGGCTGCGCGCGGCCCGATTCGACGAAGCTCAGGTGGCGCGCGGAGACTTCCGCGTCGAGCGCGAGCGCCATCTGGCTCAGGCGCCGGCGTTGCCGCCACGTGCGCAGCAGCGGGCCGATGCCGGACGCGCGGCCGGCGGACGGGGAGGGCGAATGGAGGGCGGCGGTCGGGTTCATGACGCAGATGATAGGCAATCCTGCGCGCGTTGGGCATTACCTGCGACGTAAGCATCGCGCCGCTTCCCGGGCGCGTCCCGGCGCTGCGTTACCATAGCCCCCGTGCCAACTGAGAGGCGACGCCGGACCCGCGACGACAACGCATGGGCCGTTGTCGTGCACATTCACAACAAGGCATTCCAGGGGAATCCAACAATGAAAATGAAAAAACTTGCCGTCCGGCTCGCCTGCGTGGCGACGCTCGCACTCGCCGCGACCAGCGGCCATGCGCAGACCGAAGCTGCGCAGGTGGAAATGAGGGCCGCCGCCGCGGCCGCCAACGAGGCCGTCGTGAAGGGGCCGACCGACATCGACGTGAAGCATGAAGTCGTGCTGAAGCTGAAGGCCGGCGAGTCGTTCGTGCCGGCCGCCGAAGCCGGCCGCTACCTGCGCTCGATGGGCAACTCGATCGACGAATCGAAGCTGGTCGGCCTCGTGCTGCCCGACGACCCCGATGCCGACTGGATCTCGGTCGTGTCGTTCGAGCCGAGCGGCTACATCCGCGACGACGACGCGAAGGACTGGAAGCCCGACGAGTTGCTGAAGAGCCTGCAGGCCGGCACCGAGGAAGACAACCCGGCGCGCAAGGAGCGCGGCCTGCCCGAAACCGAGGTGGTCGGCTGGGCGAAGGCGCCCGCGTACGACGCGGCCACGCACCGGCTCGTGTGGTCCGCGATCATCCGCGACAAGGGCGCGGCCCCGAACGCCGGGAACGACGGCGTGAACTACCGGACGCTCGTGCTCGGCCGCGACGGCTACCTGTCGCTGACGATGGCGTCGACGCTGGCCGATCTGCCGAAGTACAAGGCGTCGGCCGACGACCTGCTGTCGAACATCAGCTTCAACGACGGCAAGCGCTACGCCGATTTCAACAAGTCGACCGACCACGTCGCCGAGTACGGCCTCGCGGCGCTGATCGTCGGCGTCGGCGCGAAGAAGCTCGGCCTGCTCGCGCTGATCGGCGCGTTCGCGGTGAAGTTCTTCAAGATCGGCGCGGTCGCGCTGCTGGCCGGCGGTGCGGCGCTGAAGCGCTTCTTCGGGCGCAAGCCGAAGGCGGCCGCGGTGCCGGCCGTCGCCGACGCGTCCGACGTATCCGGCGCGGAGCGCAAGGAATGACGAAGCTGCTGCTGCTGATCTTCGGCGGCCTCAAGCTCGGCAAGGTGCTCGTTTCGGCGGGCACCATGCTGGCGTCGATCGCGGTCTACGCGCTGTTCTACGGCTGGCGGTTCGCGGCCGGTTTCGTCGCGCTGCTGCTGGTGCACGAGGCCGGTCACTACCTGGCCGCGCAGCGGCGCGGGCTCGACGTCGGGCTGCCGACGTTCATCCCGTTCGTCGGCGCATGGATCCAGTTGAAGGAGATGCCGCACGACGCGGAAACCGAAGCGTATGTCGGGCTCGCCGGGCCGTTCGTCGGCACGCTCGGCGCGCTGGCCTGCTACGCGGCCGCGCGCCACTACGACAGCAACCTGCTGCTCGCGCTGTCGTACACGGGCTTCTTCCTGAACCTGTTCAACATGATCCCGCTGTCGCCGTTCGACGGCGGGCGGATCACCGCGGTGCTGTCGCCGCGCATCTGGTTCGCGGGCGTGCCGGTGCTGATCGCGCTGTTCGTGTATCGCCCGAGCCCGCTGCTGATCGTGATGGCGATCCTCGCGCTGCCGCAACTGAAGCGCGCGTGGCGCTACGATCCCGACGCGCCGGAGAACCGCGTGTACTACGCGACGTCGATCGAGACGAAGACGACGTACGCGCTCTGCTACGTCGGCCTGCTCGCGTTCCTCGCGCTGATGACGTCCGGCGTGCACGACATGCTGCGCGTCGCGCATTCCGCGACCTGACGCAAAAACGGCGGCCGCTGTTACGCGGCCGCCGTCGTCTTCCTTTCTTTTCCGCCGATGCTCAAGCGTCTCGATGACGCAGCTCGACACGCCTGATGTCCTTCACGATCACGAGATAGCTGAACACGGTGACGAGCGCGTTCAGCCCGACGAACACGAGCGCGCCGTTGAACGAGCCGCTTGCGCCGACGAGGTAGCCGATCGCGATCGGCGCGACGATGCCGGCCGTGTTGCCGAACATGTTGAACAGGCTGCCCGACAGGCCGATCGCTTCCTTCGGCGCGGTATCCGCGACGACGGCCCAGCCGAGCGAGCCGATCCCCTTGCCGAAGAACGACACGGCCATCAGCACGATCACCAGCGCTTCGCTGTCGACGTAATTGCAGCCGATGATGACCATCGACAGCGCCATCCCGCAGACGATCGGGATCTTGCGCGCGAGCGTCAGCGATACGCCGCGGCGGATCAGCCCGTCCGACAGCATCCCGCCGAGCACGCCGCCGAGGAACCCGCAGATCGCGGGCAGCGACGTCATGAAGCCGGCCTTCAGCAGCGACATCC
Encoded here:
- a CDS encoding site-2 protease family protein, coding for MTKLLLLIFGGLKLGKVLVSAGTMLASIAVYALFYGWRFAAGFVALLLVHEAGHYLAAQRRGLDVGLPTFIPFVGAWIQLKEMPHDAETEAYVGLAGPFVGTLGALACYAAARHYDSNLLLALSYTGFFLNLFNMIPLSPFDGGRITAVLSPRIWFAGVPVLIALFVYRPSPLLIVMAILALPQLKRAWRYDPDAPENRVYYATSIETKTTYALCYVGLLAFLALMTSGVHDMLRVAHSAT
- a CDS encoding dihydroorotase: MGEPMRREGGGEPGRRHADLLVHGGTVMSPSGAERIDVACVGGRIVALGALHGTWSADVLLDAGGLHVLPGVVDSQVHFREPGLTHKETIEAGTRGAVLGGVTTIFEMPNTHPLTLDEQDLQAKLDLARGRAWCDYAFYIGGSAVNAERLPALESLPGCAGVKVFMGSSFGDLLADDETVLRRILRNGRRRMAVHAEDEARLRERRALVEASGDVRDHPRWRDEESALTATRRIVGLAAETGRRLHVLHVSTADEMALLVQHRRRVTVEVTPHHLSLHAPDCYERLGTFAQMNPPVRERHHRDALWQAVRDGVVDVIGSDHAPHTRDEKRRPYPQSPSGMTGVQTLLPLMLDHVHAGRLSLERLVDLTSAGPARIFGIEGKGRIAIGYDADLSVVDLRARRIIRDEWIASVSGWTPYDGCAVTGWPVHTVVRGQVAVRDGVLNGQPAGEAVTFMEADKPPASCASVESRFRHCSWVQPAPVIAPPVQSDLCGKSA
- a CDS encoding helix-turn-helix domain-containing protein produces the protein MNPTAALHSPSPSAGRASGIGPLLRTWRQRRRLSQMALALDAEVSARHLSFVESGRAQPSREMVLHLAERLDVPLRERNALLVAAGFAPLFRERPFSDPQLDAARHAVEAVLRGHEPYPALAVDRHWTLLAANRMLGALVAQADPSLLQPPVNVLRLSLHPDGLASQIVNWHEWRAHILHRLQRQIDASGDRTLHALRDELAAYPAPAGQPDDTQARTDFADIAVPLRLRTAAGELTFFSTTTVFGTPVDVTLSELAIEAFFPADRDTVDAMRALADALAA
- a CDS encoding DUF2167 domain-containing protein produces the protein MKKLAVRLACVATLALAATSGHAQTEAAQVEMRAAAAAANEAVVKGPTDIDVKHEVVLKLKAGESFVPAAEAGRYLRSMGNSIDESKLVGLVLPDDPDADWISVVSFEPSGYIRDDDAKDWKPDELLKSLQAGTEEDNPARKERGLPETEVVGWAKAPAYDAATHRLVWSAIIRDKGAAPNAGNDGVNYRTLVLGRDGYLSLTMASTLADLPKYKASADDLLSNISFNDGKRYADFNKSTDHVAEYGLAALIVGVGAKKLGLLALIGAFAVKFFKIGAVALLAGGAALKRFFGRKPKAAAVPAVADASDVSGAERKE
- a CDS encoding carbonate dehydratase; protein product: MIRKNPRGDLPQIHPSAFVDPTAILCGLVIVEENVFIGPYAVIRADETDAGGRIAPIVIGAHSNIQDGVVIHSKSGASVTIGRHTSIAHRAIVHGPCKVGDGVFVGFNSVLFNCTIDDGCVVRYNAVVDGCHLPPGFYVRSTERIGPETDLAALPQVTADASEFSEDVARTNNALVLGYKHIQNEF